A window of Maioricimonas rarisocia genomic DNA:
GGAGTGATCGCCACGGCCCTCGCGCTCGATCTGCTGACCGTCACCCCGCTGTGGCCCGGCCGGTTGCCGGTGGGGATCGCCGAGGTGAGCTATCCCCGCGGCAAATACGCCCGGTTTTACGAGGGGGTCGCGACGCGCGTGGGGAACGGGCCGGCGGTTGTGTTCGTGGAAGCGGACCCGGCCGATCGTCACATGGACTACGTCGTCAACGACCCTTCGCTGGACGGGCCGGTGCTGTACGCGCGGTACCGACCGGAAGAAATGGACCTGGACGAAGTGCGGGAGTTGTTTCCCGATCGCGAAGCGTGGCTGTATCGAGCGGCGGGTGAGGAGCTGATCCGGTTGCCAGCATCGGGGAACTGAATCGGGCGGCAATGCAGCGCGTGCCGGCCGGCGCATGAAAAAAGGGCTCGTGCCCTCAATGGCACAGAGCCCCGGTGTCGTCATGACGTCCCCTTAGGGGGAGCGACTGCCTCAGGCAGCCGGTGCGGGAGCGGCTTCCGGGCCAGGAGCAGCTTCCGGTTCCGGAGCGGCGCCCGGCTCAGCCGGCGGTTCCGGAGCGTCTTCGACCGGGGCACCCGAGCCCGCCGGAGCGGGGCTGTAGCCACCGCCGGTTCCGCAGGCACCCGAGGGGCAGCCGCCGTAATTGCTGCCGTAGCTTCCGCACGAACCGCAGGCGCTGTAGCCGCCACAGTGGCTGTAGCTGTGCCCACCGCACTGCTGGTAGGTCGTGCCGCAGCTGCTGTAACCGCTGTGGCTGTAGCTCGGCTGGTAGCACGTCGAAACGCGGTGATGCCGCTTCGGCCGGCAGGAGCGGTAGTGGCGAGCAGAGTGGTGACCGGTGTTGCAGGTTGAGTAGCCCGCGGTGTAACAGGCCGAACGACGGTGACCGGCTTCAGCCGACGCGCTCGAAATGGCGAGGGCAGCAACCGCCAGCAGTGCAACTTTCGCGCTGTTCGCAATCATGTTCGTGACTCCTTTTTGCATTGCATCCTGAGGCCTGGAGCGATCAACTCACGTGCGTGAGGCAGGCGGGACGCCAGGCCGACGCATCCCGCTCCGCTGGGAGGTCCCCACTCTACTCGGAGATTGAGCAATGTGGGGGAAGTTTAAGGGTTGCACCGAGTTCACGGCCTACATTGACAACGCTGACTCGGCTTGTCAAACGATCTGGACAAGATCTCGTCAAACTGCGCATTCACCGAAAAATCCCCATCCCGGGGCTTGCCTGGAACGACAAGAGGCGCCTTTCGATGTCGACCGATCCCGATCTTCTGCGAACCTGGCGGGTAGCTGACCGGGTTCTCTCGCTGGGCCAGTTCCCGCTGCTGATGGGGATCGTGAATGCGACTCCCGACAGCTTCTCCGATGGCGGTCAGTTCCTCGATCCGGAGCGGGCGGTGGAGCATGCCCGGACGCTGGTCTCGCAGGGAGCCGACATCATCGACATCGGTGGCGAGTCGACCCGTCCCGGTTCCGATTCCGTCGCGCCGTCAGAGCAGTTGCGGCGCGTCATTCCCGTCGTCTCGGGGCTGGCGCAGCAGAGCGACGTGCTGATCTCGATCGACACCACCAGTGCCGAGGTGGCCCGCGAAGCGCTGGCCGCCGGCGCGCACATCGTCAACGACATTTCGGGCCTGACGTTCGACGAGCAGATGGTTCCGCTGGTGGCCAATGCGGACTGCGGCGTGATCTGCATGCACATCCAGGGAACGCCGAAAACGATGCAGGACGCTCCTTGTTACGAAGACGTGGTACCGGACATCTGCAGGTTTCTCGAAGCACGTCTGTCGGTCCTGGAGAAGGCCGGCGTCGATCCGCAGCGGGTCGTCCTGGACCCGGGGATCGGGTTCGGCAAGACGGCCGCCCACAACCTCGAGATCCTCTCGAGCGTTGGCCAGCTTCGCAGCCTGGGGCGACCGGTGCTGATCGGCCATTCCCGCAAGCGGTTTCTCGAGAAGATTCTCGGCCGCGAACTGGATGAGCGAACGTGGGGAACCGTCGGAGTGTCTGTGGCCCTGGCCGCACAGCGGGCGGACATCCTGCGCGTCCACGACGTGCTGGCCGTGCGCGATGCGGTGCTGGCCTGGCACACCGTGATGTCGACGGCGGACAGTCCGGACTGAGCGTCCCCTGCCCGTCTGGCGTGAGTGTTTTCTGGGCGGAGTTTTCTCCTGATTGTGTTGCGCAGCGGGTGGCCGGGGCGCCGGTCACCCCGCACGAACGAGCCACCGGCGTCAATGCAGTTGTGACGCGGCATCGTCTGTAGCGAGGCCACGGCCCCAGTCGTGTGACGAAGTCGGACAGGAATGTCTGCCCCACCTGGCCGATACCCGTAAAAGCGCCGTACTCACGTGGCTGGCGGTCGTCGGGGAGCGAAGTCCCTCTGCCTGCCAGTTCCGGCTCACCAGAAGCTGGGCGTTTCCATCTTGGGCGGACGCAGCATGAGGCTGGTGGTTGCCTCGACGGCCGACTTGTCTTCGAACAGCACCGCGTACACTTCGGCGGTGATCGGCATGTCGATGCCCTGGTTGTCGGCAAGCTCGTAGATGGAACGGGCCGCGTTGACCCCTTCGGCGACGGCTTCCATCGACCCGAGGATGGCGTCGAGCGTTTCTCCCTTGCCAAGGCGTTCGCCAACCATCCGGTTGCGGCCGAACGGACTGATGCAGGTGGTGATCAGGTCGCCGATTCCGGCCAGGCCGGCAAAGGTGGTCGACTCGGCCCCCTGGGAGACGCCGAAGCGGCTCATCTCGACGATGCCGCGGGTCATCAGGGCGGACTTGGCGTTGTCGCCGAAGCCGAGCCCGTCACAGATGCCGGCAGCGATGGCGATGACATTCTTGAGTGCTCCGGCCAGCTCGACACCGATGAGGTCGGGGTTGGTGTAGACCCGGAAGCGGTCGGTGCTGAACATCGACTGCACGCGACGGGCCAGGGCGACGTCCCCGCTGGCAGCGACGACGCTGGCCGGCAGGCGTCGGGCGATCTCTTCGGCATGGCTGGGGCCGCTGAGCGCGACCACGGCCCGATTGCCCAGGATTTCGCCAATGATCTGACTGGGCCGCTGAAAGGTGCCGGTCTCGAGACCCTTGACGACGCTGATGACCGGGCGGTTCTCCTTGAGTTCCGGTGCGATCGCTTCGAGAGACTCGCGGAGGAATTCGGTAGGGATGGCGACGATGAGGTAATCGGCCCCGTCGAGGGCGGCCGGGAGGTCGCTGGTGATTTCGACGGCATCGGGAATTGTGACGCCCGGGAGCAGCCGGCGGTTCTCGCGCTGCTCGCTCATGTTGCGTGCGTGTTCGGGATTGCGGGCCCAGATCGTCACGCTCTGATCGGGATGATCGGTCAGCAGAATCGAGCAGGCCGTTGCCATCGCTCCGCTGCCGAGAATGGTCGTCTTGATCGACATGGTGTTCCGATTCCAGCAATGTCACCGGGGGTACGCGCGAAGGCCGAGAGCCGTCGAGGTTGCCCCAATCCATACAACCGGCACATCCGGCCAGCGGTTTCTGACGGGCAGACTCTCTTCGCGGGAATCTTTTGCCTTGAGGACGCCCCGACCTAGATTTCATCCGATCCGTTACAGGCGGCCGCATCCCGGAGCGATCTGCTCGCAGGGACGTCGAGTGCGGGACGTCGTCCGTACGCCGACCGGTCATTGAAGTCCCAGCACACGGGAGTACTCTAATGCATGTTGTTGATGAACAACAGACTTCGTTTGTCGACCGCCGCAAGTCATCCGAGAACAGTCCTCCCGGTGTGGAACGCCGGCAGTTCTCCGATTCCCGCAGTGCCAGCCGTCCCGAAGTCCGGGAACTGGCCGAGGCAGTGGATCAGTACAAGCTGCGGCATCGACGTCGTTTCATCACGTTCGATGAACTGTACGACGTGATGGTCGAACTCGGCTACCACAAATAAGGCGCCGCCGGTCGACGCGGGAGCATGCGATTCGATGGCGGCGACAGGATCGCCATGACATCGATCGCTCCTGCCAGCCGCTTCGCACTGAAGGAATGGGCTGCGGTCTGCGCGGCCCTGGCGACTGGTCGCCAGATGATGCTGCTCCGCAAGGGGGGCATCCTCGAAGAGACCGGTTCGTTTGAAGTCGCCCACCGCCAGTTCTGGCTGTATCCAACGCAGTTCCATCAGTCTGCCGATCAGTTCGTGGACGGGGCGCGTCCCCTGCTGGAGACCGTCGCTGCAGCCGAACCGGCACGCGGTCAGCTTCGGCTGACGCACCTGGCGGTCGTCGAAGATGTTTACCAACTCGACGACGAGGCCCTGCTGCCGAAGCTTGCCGACTGGCACGTGCTCGCTCCTCACGTCCTCGAGCAGCGGTTCAATTACCGCGAGCCGGGACTGTACGCTTTGACCGTGCGCGTTTACGAACGTTCGTCGCCGCACGAACTGGCCGAGGCGCCGGAGTTCGCCGGCTGCAAGAGCTGGGTCGATCTTGGGACCGACCTGCCGGCCGATGATCTGACGCCGGTTCTCGTCGAAGACGCCTTTTCTGCCAGAGCCGAGCAGATCCGCAGTCGGCTCTCGGGGAACTCCTGATGAAGGACCGCCGGAAAGTCAGCCGCTCGTTCCGAGAAGTCGAATCCAGAGTGGCGGGCCGAGCACGATGAGGCCGACGATGACCGCCGTGACCGCGGCCGTCAGCACTCCCCCGGCCGAACAGTCCTTGGCGATCTTTGCCAGCCGATGGTACTCCGGCGAGGCAAGGTCGACGGCGGTTTCGATGGCCGTGTTGAACATCTCCGCGGTCCAGACCAGGCCGATCGCCAGCGCGAGGATCGCCCAGTCCGCGCTGTCGATCCTCAGCCAGATGCCGAGGCCGCAGACGATGGCCGCAGCAACGAGGTGGATGCGAAAGTTCCGTTGCGTGGCGACCGCGTAGGCGAGTCCGGCCAGCGCAGCGCGAAAGGCCTGGCCAAGTGTCGATCGCCACTGTCGCGGGGAATCCGCCACGTCACTCACGTCGTTGCAGGTTCGGGGGATTTCAGAGTCAGCCGGGTAATCTCCGGCCGGCACCTCAAGCGAAGCGGATGGCGGCCCGACAGGCCGCGGGAGACGTACATCAGCGTCGGCGACTCCCAGAACGCTCCGCCGGAGTACCGCGAGCCGTAGATGCTCGGCGAGTAGACCGGGCCGATCACCGGCAAATTGACCTGTCCGCCATGATTGTGTCCCGAGAGCATCAGGTCCACTCCGTCGCGGCGGGCCCGTCC
This region includes:
- a CDS encoding NAD(P)H-dependent glycerol-3-phosphate dehydrogenase: MSIKTTILGSGAMATACSILLTDHPDQSVTIWARNPEHARNMSEQRENRRLLPGVTIPDAVEITSDLPAALDGADYLIVAIPTEFLRESLEAIAPELKENRPVISVVKGLETGTFQRPSQIIGEILGNRAVVALSGPSHAEEIARRLPASVVAASGDVALARRVQSMFSTDRFRVYTNPDLIGVELAGALKNVIAIAAGICDGLGFGDNAKSALMTRGIVEMSRFGVSQGAESTTFAGLAGIGDLITTCISPFGRNRMVGERLGKGETLDAILGSMEAVAEGVNAARSIYELADNQGIDMPITAEVYAVLFEDKSAVEATTSLMLRPPKMETPSFW
- a CDS encoding DUF1802 family protein, with protein sequence MRFDGGDRIAMTSIAPASRFALKEWAAVCAALATGRQMMLLRKGGILEETGSFEVAHRQFWLYPTQFHQSADQFVDGARPLLETVAAAEPARGQLRLTHLAVVEDVYQLDDEALLPKLADWHVLAPHVLEQRFNYREPGLYALTVRVYERSSPHELAEAPEFAGCKSWVDLGTDLPADDLTPVLVEDAFSARAEQIRSRLSGNS
- the folP gene encoding dihydropteroate synthase, translating into MSTDPDLLRTWRVADRVLSLGQFPLLMGIVNATPDSFSDGGQFLDPERAVEHARTLVSQGADIIDIGGESTRPGSDSVAPSEQLRRVIPVVSGLAQQSDVLISIDTTSAEVAREALAAGAHIVNDISGLTFDEQMVPLVANADCGVICMHIQGTPKTMQDAPCYEDVVPDICRFLEARLSVLEKAGVDPQRVVLDPGIGFGKTAAHNLEILSSVGQLRSLGRPVLIGHSRKRFLEKILGRELDERTWGTVGVSVALAAQRADILRVHDVLAVRDAVLAWHTVMSTADSPD
- a CDS encoding diacylglycerol kinase family protein; translation: MADSPRQWRSTLGQAFRAALAGLAYAVATQRNFRIHLVAAAIVCGLGIWLRIDSADWAILALAIGLVWTAEMFNTAIETAVDLASPEYHRLAKIAKDCSAGGVLTAAVTAVIVGLIVLGPPLWIRLLGTSG